In Fusarium pseudograminearum CS3096 chromosome 1, whole genome shotgun sequence, one genomic interval encodes:
- the ZIF1 gene encoding ZIF1, with protein sequence MSAPGQNNVDFDALLDLTEYDGFQSPASLSPAGTSKATFTSPATTAVAAPITTAQSLSGPSHNYDMYRQQTGFVPGAIASTMAVNQTNNTGYQDFRSLDYSTFSPEADLFDFNTSPSQATMGASEMDMDFESHTETQQFFTVDPSSIEQEIDGLPSPPVLPTQTNNVGRLWPGAHSQAALAKAQAQQRQQQQIIQQQQQAQRQGSQPKSRGKAPPPSDPLVEQKITQLLNSMRAKPSMPDSQATSPMTNLPRSKKDEEEMDEDERLLASEEGKKLSSKERRQLRNKVSARAFRSRRKEYITQLETEIANKVSENGDLRTQNRALLDENKRLTDLTRMLLSSPSFSNFLDNLSSNPAAAQQTPQLKVEPQPEQRQVPKDINPYNAQQSSQQQIGMAMIPEQNMDFSMLTLDGFNFQPQVFVVDTPEVPEIIDAAVLSGKSSNFVEPIFDSEEEKLEVPAIERPVAAPEVSESVNAAPIDAEFESDPEFALFHTEAATTATESPKEFDSEGLSSVDIFGGVESEKVLARLELVDAGEQECTAALAMARVQRLSASCDAVTSRLELLTMDL encoded by the exons ATGTCGGCTCCCGGCCAGAATAACGTCGACTTCGACGCTCTCCTAGATCTCACCGAGTACGACGGATTCCAATCTCCTGCCTCTCTCTCACCAGCCGGCACATCAAAGGCTACCTTCACAAGCCCTGCCACTACTGCCGTTGCTGCTCCCATCACAACCGCCCAGAGCTTGAGCGGTCCCAGTCACAACTATGACATGTACCGACAACAGACAGGCTTCGTCCCTGGAGCTATCGCCAGCACCATGGCAGTAaaccagaccaacaacaCTGGTTACCAAGACTTCCGCAGTCTTGACTACTCAACATTCAGCCCTGAGGCCGATctcttcgacttcaacacctctccttctcaagcCACCATGGGCGCATCAGAAATGGACATGGATTTCGAGTCCCATACCGAGACACAGCAGTTCTTCACCGTCGACCCTAGCAGTATCGAGCAGGAAATTGATGGCCTTCCTTCGCCGCCAGTCTTGCCTACCCAAACCAACAATGTCGGTCGACTCTGGCCCGGTGCCCACTCCCAGGCCGCCCTTGCcaaggctcaggctcagcagcgacagcagcagcagatcattcagcagcagcaacaggctCAACGTCAGGGATCTCAGCCCAAGTCTCGCGGCaaggctcctcctccttccgACCCTCTTGTTGAGCAGAAGATCACCCAACTCTTGAACTCGATGCGAGCCAAGCCCTCAATGCCTGACAGCCAGGCCACAAGCCCCATGACCAATCTCCCCCGGTCCAagaaggacgaagaggagatggatgaggatgagcgaTTACTCGCTAGcgaggagggcaagaagctcagcagcaaggagcGACGACAGCTGCGAAACAAGGTTTCTGCCCGTGCCTTCCGTTCGCGCAGAAAGG AATACATCACTCAACTCGAGACTGAGATCGCCAACAAGGTCAGCGAGAACGGTGATCTCCGAACTCAGAACCGAGCCCTTCTGGACGAGAACAAGCGTCTGACAGATCTTACCCGCATGCTTCTCTCCTCACCTTCattctccaacttcttgGACAACCTTAGCAGCAACCCAGCCGCCGCTCAGCAGACTCCTCAGCTCAAGGTCGAGCCCCAGCCTGAACAGCGACAGGTTCCCAAGGACATCAACCCCTACAACGCCCAGCAATCCTCTCAACAGCAGATTGGTATGGCCATGATCCCTGAGCAGAACATGGACTTCTCCATGCTCACCCTCGATGGTTTCAACTTCCAGCCCCAGGTCTTCGTTGTCGACACACCCGAGGTTCCTGAGATTATCGACGCTGCTGTTCTCTCCGGCAAGTCATCAAACTTTGTCGAGCCCATCTTTGACtctgaggaggagaagcttgaggtGCCCGCTATCGAGCGCCCTGTTGCTGCCCCTGAAGTTTCTGAATCTGTTAACGCTGCCCCTATCGATGCTGAGTTTGAGTCTGACCCTGAATTCGCCTTGTTCCACACTGAAGCCGCTACCACTGCCACCGAGTCACCTAAGGAGTTCGACTCTGAAGGTTTGTCGTCCGTTGACATCTTTGGCGGTGTTGAGTCCGAGAAGGTCCTTGCGCGCCTGGAACTCGTCGATGCTGGTGAACAAGAATGCACAGCCGCCCTTGCTATGGCTCGTGTGCAACGTCTCAGTGCCAGCTGTGACGCTGTGACATCAAGATTAGAGTTGCTTACCATGGACCTGTAA